A part of Thermococcus sp. LS1 genomic DNA contains:
- the psmB gene encoding archaeal proteasome endopeptidase complex subunit beta produces METKKTGTTTVGIKAKDGVVLAADTQASLDHMVETLNIRKIIPITDRIAITTAGSVGDVQALARMLEAEARYYQFTWGRPMSTKAMANLLSNILNENKWFPYLVQIILGGYVEEPTLANLDPLGGLIFDDYTATGSGSPFAIAVLEDSYKKDMSIEEAKELAVRAVRTAGKRDVYTGSRKVQVVVITKDGITEEFVEFKD; encoded by the coding sequence ATGGAAACGAAGAAGACCGGCACCACCACCGTAGGAATAAAGGCCAAGGACGGTGTCGTCCTCGCGGCCGATACTCAGGCCTCGCTCGACCACATGGTCGAAACGCTCAACATCAGGAAGATAATCCCGATCACCGACAGGATAGCCATAACTACCGCCGGGAGCGTCGGCGACGTTCAGGCTTTGGCGAGAATGCTCGAGGCAGAGGCGCGCTATTACCAGTTCACGTGGGGCAGGCCAATGAGCACGAAGGCAATGGCCAACCTGCTGAGCAACATCCTCAACGAGAACAAGTGGTTCCCATACCTGGTTCAGATAATCCTCGGCGGCTACGTTGAGGAGCCGACTTTAGCCAACCTCGATCCGCTCGGCGGACTGATATTCGACGACTACACGGCGACGGGTTCAGGAAGCCCCTTCGCGATAGCCGTCCTCGAAGACAGCTACAAAAAGGACATGAGCATTGAAGAGGCCAAGGAGCTTGCCGTTAGAGCGGTAAGAACCGCTGGAAAGAGGGACGTTTACACGGGAAGCAGAAAAGTCCAGGTCGTCGTCATAACCAAGGACGGCATAACGGAGGAGTTCGTCGAGTTCAAGGATTGA
- the thrC gene encoding threonine synthase, with product MKCPMCGKEYTEPVQRCECGEPVEFELFHGEPYIAKSVWERFYDFWPVEPNLELSLGEGDTPLIRSKLGKELGVKLYLKNETANPTWSFKDRGTFLAMSYAVKVGYKAVGTVSTGNMAASVAAYAARAGLKAKILVSGSASDEKLKAVSVYGADVIRVMGDYGRLYFESLELGERLGIYFMNSDNPFRVEGYKSITFEIAEELTPDYVLIPTSSGGLFRGIAKGFLELFASGLIDKVPTLVAVQAEGCSPICRAFSEGKERIERFETPRTIAHAIENPYPPSGNVVLKLLRELGGKCVTVSDEEILEAQKKLAGEGFFVQPASATGITALKKLRESGKIPEGSKVVSVLTGAGLKTLNQISARDIRECPLEKLETCLRSGS from the coding sequence ATGAAGTGTCCAATGTGCGGGAAGGAATACACCGAACCGGTTCAGAGGTGTGAGTGCGGCGAGCCCGTTGAGTTCGAGCTCTTCCACGGCGAGCCGTACATAGCAAAGAGTGTCTGGGAGCGCTTTTACGACTTCTGGCCGGTCGAGCCAAACCTCGAACTGAGCCTCGGCGAGGGGGATACTCCGCTGATTAGGTCGAAGCTCGGCAAAGAGCTCGGCGTAAAGCTCTACCTCAAGAACGAGACAGCCAATCCAACGTGGAGCTTCAAGGATAGGGGGACGTTTTTGGCGATGAGCTACGCGGTTAAGGTCGGCTACAAAGCCGTTGGGACTGTATCGACCGGCAACATGGCGGCGAGCGTTGCAGCCTACGCCGCAAGAGCGGGCCTGAAAGCCAAGATACTCGTCTCAGGGAGCGCGAGCGATGAGAAGCTCAAGGCCGTATCCGTCTATGGAGCCGACGTGATAAGAGTAATGGGCGACTACGGAAGGCTCTACTTCGAGAGTCTGGAACTCGGAGAGAGGCTCGGCATCTATTTCATGAACTCGGACAACCCCTTCAGAGTGGAGGGGTATAAGAGCATCACCTTCGAAATCGCCGAGGAGCTAACGCCCGACTACGTTCTGATTCCGACCTCATCTGGCGGACTTTTCAGAGGAATAGCAAAGGGCTTCCTCGAGCTCTTCGCGAGCGGGCTGATTGATAAGGTCCCAACGCTCGTAGCGGTTCAGGCAGAGGGCTGCTCGCCTATATGCAGGGCTTTCTCTGAAGGGAAAGAGAGGATAGAGCGCTTTGAGACTCCACGGACGATAGCCCATGCCATAGAGAATCCTTATCCCCCAAGCGGGAACGTCGTCCTTAAGCTCCTCCGTGAGCTGGGCGGAAAGTGCGTGACTGTTAGCGACGAAGAGATTCTGGAGGCACAAAAGAAACTCGCTGGAGAAGGCTTCTTCGTCCAGCCGGCGAGTGCAACGGGAATAACCGCCCTCAAAAAGCTCCGGGAGAGTGGAAAAATACCGGAAGGCTCAAAGGTCGTCTCGGTACTAACCGGGGCAGGACTCAAAACGCTCAACCAAATCAGTGCGAGGGACATTAGAGAGTGCCCACTTGAAAAGCTCGAAACCTGCCTCAGAAGCGGTTCATGA
- a CDS encoding alanyl-tRNA editing protein — translation MEPVEVRTHTALHVVKGAVVKVLGEGAKWTASVYVGGNRGRLTVKFDKKPTPEEVAEIERLANEKVKENAPVQVYELPRDEAEERFGEDMYDLFPIPPEVKTLKVVVIEDWNVNACKEGHTATTGEIGRIKIRKVRFRKSKELLEISFDVL, via the coding sequence ATGGAGCCAGTTGAGGTTAGAACTCACACTGCCCTCCACGTGGTCAAGGGTGCGGTTGTTAAGGTTCTCGGCGAGGGCGCTAAGTGGACGGCGAGCGTTTATGTCGGTGGAAACCGCGGAAGGTTAACCGTCAAGTTCGACAAGAAACCAACTCCCGAGGAAGTAGCAGAGATTGAGCGCCTCGCCAACGAGAAGGTAAAAGAGAACGCCCCGGTTCAGGTTTACGAGCTGCCCAGGGATGAGGCCGAGGAGCGCTTCGGCGAGGACATGTACGACCTCTTCCCGATTCCGCCGGAGGTTAAGACTCTGAAGGTTGTCGTCATCGAGGACTGGAATGTCAACGCGTGCAAGGAGGGGCACACGGCAACGACTGGCGAAATAGGGAGGATAAAGATAAGGAAGGTTCGCTTTAGGAAGAGCAAGGAGCTTTTGGAGATAAGCTTTGATGTGCTCTGA
- a CDS encoding PLDc N-terminal domain-containing protein produces MIGSGIFFALWGFGWILGILGLVAIVWVIYDVLVNQKRMPDVEKVVWIIVALFLGIIGAIIYYVIVKSSHKYEEPRKESPKSNDDIPVY; encoded by the coding sequence ATGATAGGATCAGGAATATTTTTTGCCCTATGGGGATTTGGATGGATTTTGGGCATTTTAGGCCTTGTCGCGATTGTGTGGGTGATCTACGACGTGCTGGTTAACCAGAAACGCATGCCCGACGTTGAGAAGGTGGTATGGATCATTGTAGCGCTCTTCCTCGGAATAATAGGCGCGATAATCTACTACGTTATCGTTAAGTCCAGCCACAAGTACGAGGAGCCGAGGAAGGAAAGCCCCAAATCCAACGATGACATCCCGGTTTACTGA
- a CDS encoding extradiol dioxygenase yields the protein MLSGVAMMPHGNDVLDPKDEKTKRLTETLKEIGRTFSGAEAYVLVSPHNVRMSSHLGVIMAEHLVSWLGFAGVELPGEYETDRELAGRIYEKAKAEGIPVVDINFAALSGEYSRFPLTWGELIPLHFLEKRPLVLVTPARKVPRETLVRFGEVLAGVLEDYERKVALIISADHGHAHDPNGPYGYAPESKEYDELVMGLIREDRLEELLNIDEELIRKALPDSYWQLLIMLGALRKVPMELKGTAYACPSYFGMGAALYVRP from the coding sequence ATGCTCAGCGGAGTCGCCATGATGCCCCACGGCAACGACGTTCTTGACCCGAAGGATGAAAAGACGAAAAGGCTCACCGAGACGCTGAAGGAAATCGGGAGGACATTCTCTGGAGCGGAAGCTTACGTTCTGGTCAGTCCGCACAACGTCAGGATGAGCAGCCATCTCGGCGTCATAATGGCCGAACACCTCGTTTCGTGGCTCGGCTTTGCAGGCGTTGAGCTTCCAGGGGAATACGAGACCGACCGCGAGTTGGCGGGAAGGATTTACGAGAAGGCTAAAGCCGAGGGCATTCCGGTGGTTGACATCAACTTTGCTGCCCTGAGCGGCGAGTATTCCCGCTTCCCGCTTACGTGGGGAGAACTGATACCCCTCCACTTCCTCGAAAAGAGGCCGCTCGTCCTCGTAACGCCGGCGAGGAAAGTGCCGAGGGAGACCCTCGTCCGCTTTGGAGAGGTTCTTGCTGGGGTTCTCGAAGACTACGAGAGGAAGGTCGCCCTTATAATCAGCGCCGACCATGGCCACGCTCACGATCCAAACGGCCCCTACGGCTACGCCCCCGAATCGAAGGAGTACGACGAGCTCGTTATGGGGCTCATTCGCGAGGACAGACTGGAAGAGCTTCTGAACATCGATGAGGAGCTCATAAGAAAGGCCCTGCCCGACAGCTACTGGCAGCTGTTGATAATGCTCGGCGCGCTGAGAAAGGTTCCAATGGAGCTCAAAGGCACCGCCTACGCCTGCCCGAGCTACTTCGGTATGGGAGCGGCGCTCTACGTGAGACCCTGA
- a CDS encoding cyclic 2,3-diphosphoglycerate synthase — translation MAEKKRKRVLILGAAGRDFHNFNVFFRDNPEYEVVAFTATQIPDIEGRLYPPELAGELYPNGIPIWSEDDLEKIIKEHNIDIVVFAYSDVSHEHVMHLASRAHSAGADFWLLGPKSTMLKSSKPVIAVTAVRTGCGKSQTSRKVAQLLQEMGYKVVAIRHPMPYGDLRKQIVQRFASYEDLDKHECTIEEREEYEPYIDRGMIVYAGVDYEKILREAEKEADIILWDGGNNDFPFYEPDLWIVVTDPHRPGHELKYHPGETNFRAADVIIINKIDTANRDDIQKVRESIEKVNPNAIVIDGASPLYVDKPELIKGKRVLVVEDGPTLTHGGMKYGAGYIAAKKYGAKEIIDPRPYAVGSIIETYKKYPHLDVILPAMGYGKKQIKELEETINRADADVIIIGTPIDLRRVMKLNKPAVRVRYELEEIGEPKLKDILKEFVEKCEKLKK, via the coding sequence ATGGCCGAAAAGAAGAGAAAGAGGGTGCTGATTCTCGGTGCCGCCGGAAGGGACTTCCACAACTTCAACGTCTTCTTCAGGGACAACCCCGAGTACGAGGTCGTTGCATTCACCGCAACCCAGATTCCTGACATAGAGGGCAGACTCTACCCACCCGAGCTTGCCGGCGAGCTCTACCCGAACGGAATACCGATATGGAGCGAGGACGACCTTGAGAAGATAATCAAGGAGCACAACATTGATATCGTTGTCTTCGCCTACTCAGACGTCTCCCACGAACACGTCATGCACCTCGCCTCTCGCGCTCACTCCGCTGGCGCTGACTTCTGGCTCCTCGGTCCAAAGAGCACCATGCTCAAGTCCAGCAAGCCGGTTATAGCGGTTACCGCCGTCAGAACTGGCTGTGGAAAGAGCCAGACCTCGAGAAAGGTCGCCCAGCTCCTCCAGGAGATGGGCTACAAGGTCGTCGCCATAAGACACCCAATGCCCTACGGCGACCTCAGAAAGCAGATCGTCCAGCGCTTCGCCAGCTACGAGGACCTCGACAAGCACGAGTGCACCATCGAGGAGAGGGAAGAGTACGAGCCCTACATCGACAGGGGCATGATCGTTTACGCTGGAGTTGACTACGAGAAGATCCTCCGTGAGGCCGAGAAGGAGGCTGACATAATCCTCTGGGACGGCGGAAACAACGACTTCCCGTTCTACGAGCCGGACCTCTGGATAGTCGTTACCGATCCGCACAGGCCCGGCCACGAGCTCAAGTATCACCCAGGTGAGACCAACTTCAGGGCTGCTGATGTCATAATCATCAACAAGATAGACACCGCCAACAGGGACGACATCCAGAAGGTCAGGGAGAGCATCGAGAAGGTTAACCCGAACGCCATCGTCATCGACGGCGCCTCACCGCTCTACGTCGACAAGCCCGAGCTCATTAAGGGCAAGCGCGTTCTCGTCGTCGAGGACGGTCCGACCCTCACCCACGGCGGCATGAAGTATGGTGCCGGCTACATCGCCGCCAAGAAGTACGGAGCTAAGGAAATAATCGACCCGAGGCCCTACGCCGTCGGCTCAATCATCGAGACCTACAAGAAGTACCCGCACCTCGACGTCATCCTCCCGGCCATGGGCTACGGCAAGAAGCAGATTAAGGAGCTCGAGGAAACCATCAACAGGGCAGACGCCGATGTGATCATCATAGGAACCCCGATCGACCTCAGGCGCGTCATGAAGCTCAACAAGCCGGCCGTCCGCGTCAGGTACGAGCTCGAGGAGATCGGCGAGCCGAAGCTCAAGGACATCCTCAAGGAGTTCGTCGAGAAGTGCGAGAAGCTCAAGAAGTGA